The DNA segment GGTGATTAAAAACGTAATTAAAGCCAAACCAAAGGTTACTGCAATATTACCAGTAACATTCACTCCTAATGGAGTCATCCCTAGTAAGTTTAAAAACCATATAAAGAAGAATATAGTTAACAAGAAGCTCATATACTTTTTATACTTCTTCTCTCCTATATTAGGTATGGCTATTTCGTCTCTAACGAACAAAACTAGTGGCTCAAGGAAACGACCCACCCCTTTTGGAATGCCTCTATTTTTCTTATACGATTTTGCAAGCGTACGAAACAAGAAAAACATAAGTATTGAAACCAATAACATAGTTACTACGTTTTTGGTAATAGAAAAATCTAGTGGTTTACCATTGGTAGCATGACCTTCCTCGTCATAATTTATATCACCCGCAGCATTGGTTTTATATATTTTTGAATGATATAATTTGTAATAATCTCCGTCTACCTCAGCAACTGTATTACCGTGGTTAAACTTTGAAGAAGAGAATACTTTTAATCCATCGTCAAAAAGAATAACAGGCAATGGAAAGCCATAATACTTTCCTGCTTCTT comes from the Marixanthomonas ophiurae genome and includes:
- the atpB gene encoding F0F1 ATP synthase subunit A — its product is MQKPFIVKILFVVVVLLGFTTAYAQDVEENLQTHELTEQEDSDKKSEIQEYINHHLLDSYDFTFFSDEEAGKYYGFPLPVILFDDGLKVFSSSKFNHGNTVAEVDGDYYKLYHSKIYKTNAAGDINYDEEGHATNGKPLDFSITKNVVTMLLVSILMFFLFRTLAKSYKKNRGIPKGVGRFLEPLVLFVRDEIAIPNIGEKKYKKYMSFLLTIFFFIWFLNLLGMTPLGVNVTGNIAVTFGLALITFLITTFTANKNYWAHIFWMPGVPKLMRIVLAPIELLGVFIKPFSLMIRLYANMTAGHVVLMSIIALMFIFKSWLGSSLSFGLAFGLAILELLVAALQAYIFTMLSALYFGMANEESH